The Planctomycetaceae bacterium genome segment AAAGTGTATTTCAAAAACTTGCTGCTCGTGGCCATGGTTACGGCCTTCGCTTCAATAGTTGAAGCTGCTGAAATTAAGCAAACACGGAGTTTGAGCGAAACTGCGGTTTTCTCGCAGTTTGACAGCAAGTTAGGCAATCTTAATTATATAAAAATAGATGTTCTTTTAAATATCAGCGACGGACAGTTGTATTACGATAACGACAGTTCTTCACCGGCATCCGGAACTCTGCAGTTCGGAAAAGTTGTAAGTATTACATATACAACAGATGTAATTCTGAAAAATTCCGCCGCCCAGATGATTTTGGGCGATGGCAAGATTTACGGTTGCAATACCTTGAACTTCAGTCTTGCCGCTGACAACGGCGACGGAAAATACAACTATGATTCCACTTCGCCTGACGGCAGCGTTTTTTCGGGAAGCAGTTTGACATTCTCTGATTCCGGTTATATCGCAGATGGCTATTGGAATCAGGGCACGAAAGGCTTTATCGGTGCAGGTACGTATAATATTCTTTATTCCGTGAGCCGGTGGATTAACTTTTCCGGGAATAATATAAACGATATCGAATATTATTGTTCGCCTGCGGTTTCGTCGAACGGCAGCATTAGCGTAATATATTCTTATACCGCTGTTCCGGAACCATGTTCGTTTTGTTTGATTAGTGCAGGCTTTGCTTTAATTATGAAGAAAAGGCAAAAGCCAAAAAGATAATTTTAAAAATTTGTGTTTTATGACCAGTTTTCTCTTGCATTTTTAATTATGCAGGATATACTTGTTTTTGTTGGGAGACAGGTCAAAACACTTTTTTAAGTAAATAAAATTCAGCAATTCACACAGTTGAGTTTTTTAGTTTGTTTTACAGGGGACGAGTAAGTAGTTATTCAGCGAACTGGTAATTCGCGCGTTTTAAAGCAACGCAGTACCAATTTGGAGGCATATCGTTTTCACGGAGTCAAGTTATTCAGCGCAGGTATAGCGCGCATTGTATGTTTAAAATTATTTTGGAAACGTTATCAGAAAGGTACTTAAGGATGAAAAAATTACTTACAATCAGTTTAGCTCTAATGCTTGCGGCTTCAACAACGTATGCCGTAACAATCACTTCTATAAACGCTAATAACGCGATTACGAATTATGATTACGTAACAGGCAAGCTGACCATGACCGGCACAAGCGGCGGCAGCGTTCAATTTGACAATACAACGAACATGTCTCTTGGCGGCTCATTTACACTTAGCCTGTATTTGACAGATGCCTCTTTCGGCACAACAGCGGCGGCAAATCTTGATACATCAAAAGCCGCGACATTCTCATTTTACAATGGCAGTACTGTTTATCTGGCAGGCACAATTTCCAGTTTCAATCTTATTGAAGCATTCGACAACGGCGGTATGCTCGCAGGTC includes the following:
- a CDS encoding PEP-CTERM sorting domain-containing protein, which encodes MKKLLTISLALMLAASTTYAVTITSINANNAITNYDYVTGKLTMTGTSGGSVQFDNTTNMSLGGSFTLSLYLTDASFGTTAAANLDTSKAATFSFYNGSTVYLAGTISSFNLIEAFDNGGMLAGQGAFSVDAGSTLLSAFGNTGNIVDITFFAPAALNNFNTMNFSSSPQTLSNFTITSVPEPATMGLLSLGAFGLLKRRNVKK